One region of Syntrophobacter fumaroxidans MPOB genomic DNA includes:
- a CDS encoding ATP-binding protein: MNDEVYHKLARVLDTLPNGFPATKSGIELKILKKIFTPEEADLFCDLRLTRETAAQIAKRTGRPPEGLEEKLASMWRRGEIGGVNLGGVLMFKMIPWIVGIYEYQINRMDREFAAMCEDYSRYWGRQLMKHGPRIMQVVPVERRIPVKQEALTYQQVSNLIENARAFMVNECICKKQRGLLDHPCSKPREVCLALSPVPGVFEDHPWGGRVIDRKEAYEVLRKAEEAGLVHLTVNVQKGQQFICNCCGCCCGILRAVKVMPRIVNSHYCAEIDPDKCSHCGICADERCQVEAIRDEGDFYRIVGDRCIGCGLCATTCPEEAIALMRRQPEEPGTTPETEEAWMEERARQRGTGFDAFK, from the coding sequence ATGAACGACGAAGTCTATCATAAGCTGGCCAGGGTGCTCGACACGCTGCCCAACGGTTTTCCGGCGACGAAATCCGGCATCGAGCTCAAAATCCTGAAGAAGATCTTCACGCCCGAGGAGGCGGACCTCTTCTGCGATCTGAGATTGACGCGGGAGACCGCCGCGCAGATCGCCAAGCGCACGGGCCGCCCGCCGGAGGGGCTCGAAGAGAAACTGGCATCCATGTGGCGCAGGGGTGAAATCGGCGGGGTGAACCTGGGCGGCGTCCTGATGTTCAAGATGATCCCGTGGATCGTGGGTATTTACGAGTACCAGATCAACCGCATGGATCGTGAATTCGCGGCAATGTGCGAGGATTACTCCCGGTACTGGGGGCGTCAGCTCATGAAGCACGGTCCGCGGATCATGCAGGTGGTTCCCGTCGAGCGGCGGATTCCGGTGAAGCAGGAGGCGCTCACCTACCAGCAGGTTTCAAATCTTATCGAGAACGCCCGGGCGTTCATGGTGAACGAATGCATCTGCAAGAAACAGCGCGGGCTGCTCGATCACCCGTGCTCCAAGCCCAGGGAAGTCTGCCTGGCCCTGTCCCCAGTGCCGGGCGTCTTCGAGGATCATCCGTGGGGCGGGAGAGTCATCGACAGGAAGGAAGCCTACGAAGTCCTTCGCAAAGCGGAGGAAGCCGGGCTCGTCCACCTGACCGTCAACGTGCAGAAGGGGCAGCAATTCATCTGCAATTGCTGCGGATGCTGCTGCGGGATATTGCGGGCGGTGAAAGTGATGCCCCGGATAGTCAATTCGCACTACTGCGCCGAAATCGACCCGGACAAGTGCTCCCATTGCGGTATCTGCGCCGACGAACGGTGCCAGGTGGAGGCAATCAGGGACGAAGGGGACTTCTACCGAATCGTCGGGGACAGGTGCATCGGCTGCGGTCTGTGCGCCACCACCTGCCCGGAAGAAGCCATCGCGTTGATGCGCCGGCAACCCGAGGAACCGGGAACGACGCCCGAGACCGAGGAGGCGTGGATGGAAGAGCGGGCCCGCCAGCGCGGGACCGGCTTCGATGCGTTCAAGTAA
- a CDS encoding FAD-dependent oxidoreductase, with protein MPKQAGSSTPGESQLGAEVEDQLRAAFKALPHDMPVFLFTDGKSKDPLGAAAKQMMRLFRNLSDRIKVKEYDMDHPEARKWNVTGAPTFLFDPERYSIRYMGTPFGEEGRTFLGALILIGSGTGSLSEQSRKVLKKIDSPRDVKVFVSPTCPYCPEQAINAIRAAIENPEFISLEIIDIQANPELADKYGAFSVPQTFANDVLIAQGAQTEELFLLSLEKMEQQNVFIPESDAAVLDVDLVIVGGGPAGLTAGIYAVRSGLRTAVVEAGQLGGQVAATPIVENYPGFTRVPGKTLVDILVSHALEYTEIFQGEKVLEIIRGDPLEVRTTRRKFLTRAVILATGAEYKKLGVPGEARLAGRGVSYCATCDGPLFKGKKVIVVGGGNSAATEALYLHNIGVGVTMVHRRDTFRAQEHLTRNVLGNNIPVFWDTEVKEIRGKERVSEVELFNGKTGRTQTVPTDGVFIAVGYSPTVELALKAGVEITPDGFIKHDSHHRTNIPGIYSAGDVEGGYKQIVTAMSQGTEAALSVFEDLKTPYWLSEAVVKAAG; from the coding sequence ATGCCGAAGCAAGCAGGCTCATCCACTCCGGGCGAGAGCCAACTCGGCGCGGAAGTCGAGGACCAGTTGAGGGCGGCTTTCAAAGCTTTGCCGCATGACATGCCCGTGTTCCTGTTCACCGACGGCAAGTCCAAAGATCCTTTAGGCGCGGCGGCAAAGCAGATGATGCGGCTGTTCCGGAACCTCTCGGACAGAATCAAGGTGAAGGAATATGATATGGACCACCCGGAAGCCCGGAAATGGAACGTTACCGGCGCTCCGACCTTTCTCTTCGACCCCGAGCGTTATTCGATTCGCTACATGGGAACTCCTTTCGGCGAGGAGGGGCGCACCTTTCTCGGCGCCCTCATTCTCATCGGGAGCGGAACGGGCAGCCTCAGCGAGCAGTCCCGGAAGGTCCTGAAGAAGATCGATTCTCCCAGGGACGTCAAGGTTTTCGTCAGCCCGACCTGCCCGTACTGCCCGGAACAGGCGATAAACGCCATTCGGGCCGCGATTGAAAACCCGGAATTCATATCGCTCGAGATCATCGACATTCAGGCCAATCCCGAGCTTGCAGACAAATACGGCGCCTTCAGCGTTCCCCAGACTTTCGCGAACGATGTCCTGATCGCGCAGGGTGCCCAGACGGAGGAACTGTTTCTCCTGTCCTTGGAGAAGATGGAACAGCAGAACGTTTTCATCCCGGAAAGCGACGCTGCCGTTCTGGACGTCGACCTGGTGATCGTGGGAGGAGGTCCGGCCGGTCTCACGGCAGGAATCTACGCGGTGCGAAGCGGGCTGAGGACCGCGGTGGTGGAAGCGGGCCAGCTGGGGGGGCAGGTGGCCGCAACGCCCATCGTCGAGAACTATCCCGGCTTCACGCGAGTGCCCGGGAAAACCCTTGTGGACATCCTGGTCAGCCACGCGCTGGAGTACACTGAAATCTTTCAAGGCGAGAAGGTGCTGGAAATCATTCGCGGCGACCCCCTCGAAGTGCGGACCACCCGCAGGAAATTCCTGACCCGGGCGGTCATCCTGGCCACCGGAGCCGAGTACAAGAAGTTGGGGGTGCCCGGAGAAGCCCGCCTGGCGGGACGCGGCGTGAGCTATTGCGCAACCTGTGACGGTCCGCTCTTCAAAGGGAAAAAGGTGATCGTGGTGGGCGGCGGAAACAGCGCGGCAACGGAGGCGCTGTATCTTCACAACATCGGGGTCGGCGTCACCATGGTGCATCGCCGGGATACCTTCCGCGCCCAGGAACACCTCACAAGGAACGTGCTCGGCAACAACATCCCCGTCTTCTGGGACACTGAAGTGAAGGAAATCAGGGGAAAGGAGCGGGTTTCCGAGGTCGAGCTTTTCAACGGGAAAACGGGGCGGACTCAGACGGTGCCGACCGATGGCGTGTTCATTGCCGTCGGGTACTCCCCCACGGTGGAGCTGGCCTTGAAAGCGGGGGTCGAGATCACCCCCGACGGCTTTATCAAGCACGATTCCCACCACCGCACCAACATCCCGGGAATTTATTCGGCGGGCGATGTGGAAGGCGGCTACAAGCAGATCGTCACGGCCATGAGCCAGGGGACCGAAGCCGCCCTGTCCGTGTTTGAAGACCTGAAGACGCCGTACTGGTTGTCGGAAGCGGTGGTGAAAGCCGCGGGATAG
- a CDS encoding DUF72 domain-containing protein, with protein sequence MTPGNDFDPARYDFRGLHPDLCIGTASDRYAGWIGQIYSAEKYRGRISRRVNKVGAGSFREEVLPVDSVTEYFEHFRVLELDFTFYSMLLDDDGRPTRSFHVLSEYNACMKPQDRVFLKVPQAICAQKVRRAAGLVPNDDYLDAEKFRTQFLQPAQDLLGEKIKGFVFEQEYQRAAGKIPAPRLAENLDAFFSAVPPDNRYHFELRTEGYLVEPVFEVFEKHGVGQVLSHWTWLPTLEKQFARAGRRFFNTGAQSLIRLMTPLGKRYEDAYAMAHPFDKIVEGMLQPRMIDETARLAMTGIARGIHMNVIVNNRSGGNAPTIARQIAMSFLDLLRSGKSGAPA encoded by the coding sequence ATGACCCCGGGAAACGATTTCGATCCGGCCCGCTATGATTTTCGAGGGCTGCACCCGGACCTGTGCATCGGAACCGCGAGCGATCGCTACGCCGGGTGGATCGGGCAGATCTATTCTGCGGAAAAGTACCGGGGCCGCATCAGCAGGAGGGTCAACAAAGTCGGGGCCGGCTCGTTCAGGGAGGAGGTTCTGCCCGTCGATTCGGTAACGGAATACTTCGAACACTTTCGCGTGCTCGAGCTCGACTTCACCTTCTATTCCATGCTGCTCGACGACGATGGACGTCCGACCCGGTCCTTTCATGTCCTCTCCGAGTACAACGCGTGCATGAAACCGCAGGACCGGGTGTTCCTCAAGGTTCCCCAGGCGATCTGCGCTCAGAAGGTCCGCAGAGCCGCCGGGCTTGTCCCCAACGACGATTACCTCGATGCCGAAAAGTTCCGCACGCAGTTCCTCCAGCCGGCGCAAGACCTGCTCGGCGAAAAGATCAAAGGATTCGTGTTCGAGCAGGAGTACCAGCGCGCCGCCGGTAAAATCCCCGCGCCCCGGCTGGCCGAAAACCTGGATGCCTTTTTCTCGGCCGTCCCCCCGGACAACCGCTACCATTTTGAATTGAGAACGGAAGGATATCTGGTGGAACCGGTATTCGAAGTCTTCGAAAAGCACGGCGTGGGGCAGGTGCTTTCTCACTGGACCTGGCTGCCCACGCTGGAAAAGCAGTTTGCCCGCGCGGGCCGTCGCTTCTTCAACACCGGCGCACAGAGCCTCATCCGGCTGATGACCCCCCTGGGAAAGCGCTACGAAGACGCATACGCCATGGCCCATCCTTTCGACAAAATAGTGGAGGGCATGCTGCAGCCGAGGATGATCGACGAAACGGCACGCCTGGCCATGACCGGGATCGCTCGGGGCATTCATATGAATGTCATCGTCAACAACCGCTCCGGCGGGAATGCGCCCACTATCGCCCGCCAGATCGCCATGTCTTTCCTGGACCTGCTCCGGTCGGGCAAGAGCGGCGCGCCGGCCTGA
- the recJ gene encoding single-stranded-DNA-specific exonuclease RecJ: MIRPQWVISAQEKPESVRDVVRILLANRGAGPAFLDGTLKELETCLAIRGMDAGAELMAEHLAAGTRIVLVGDYDCDGITSLAQVSLFLREIGYGNFETVVPRRSEGYGIPERAILDHPDAGLYVAMDCGTLDRKAVGMARERGADCIVIDHHEVPDQGLAPATVLINPKHSECESTFKEFCSSGLTLLFLARLRRALRGFPKPALGGRFLILAAIATVADMVPLVEGNRILVRSGLNCANQVDYPPLDQLVQKAGLSGKSITAGHLGYYIGPRINAAGRMADARTAYELLVEDDPSAAARLAEQLNRYNTQRQNQEDAVVGEIRQRLADRKVFGRTLVMADAGWPAGIIGIVASRVQQEFHYGPVVVFSVDEAEGIARGSARSIPGFDIHSALASCDDVMLRWGGHKMAAGMTIALDRMDEFAHRFEESALHWPAHVFQPRGRVDAELDTGLISVDLYRELTKLEPHGLGNPTPTFASRGVRVQVKKTFGRDASHLRLQLDQRIGGVFWRGARHFRSAGLRDGETMDVVYQLDWDDYAGRPVMQVRDAGRLF, from the coding sequence ATGATTCGACCGCAATGGGTGATCTCCGCGCAGGAAAAACCGGAATCGGTCCGTGACGTGGTGCGGATTCTGCTGGCCAACCGGGGAGCCGGGCCGGCATTTCTCGACGGGACCCTCAAAGAGCTGGAGACCTGTCTTGCCATTCGAGGCATGGATGCCGGGGCCGAGCTCATGGCCGAACACCTCGCCGCCGGAACCAGGATCGTGCTCGTGGGCGACTACGATTGCGACGGGATCACCTCTCTGGCCCAGGTTTCCCTGTTCCTGCGAGAGATCGGCTACGGGAATTTCGAAACGGTGGTCCCCCGGCGCTCGGAAGGCTACGGGATTCCGGAGAGGGCGATTCTCGACCACCCCGACGCGGGGCTCTACGTCGCCATGGACTGCGGGACTCTGGATCGCAAGGCCGTGGGAATGGCCCGCGAGAGGGGGGCCGATTGCATCGTGATCGATCATCATGAAGTGCCCGATCAGGGATTGGCCCCGGCGACGGTACTCATCAACCCGAAACACTCGGAATGTGAATCGACCTTCAAGGAGTTCTGCTCATCGGGCCTCACGCTCCTTTTCCTGGCAAGGCTTCGCCGGGCATTGAGGGGTTTCCCCAAGCCTGCGCTGGGCGGAAGATTTCTCATTCTTGCCGCCATAGCGACGGTTGCCGATATGGTGCCCCTGGTGGAAGGCAATCGAATCCTCGTACGCAGCGGCCTCAACTGCGCGAACCAGGTTGACTATCCACCCCTGGACCAACTGGTTCAAAAAGCGGGGCTTTCAGGGAAGTCCATCACGGCCGGGCACCTGGGGTATTATATCGGCCCGAGAATCAATGCGGCCGGGCGAATGGCGGACGCTCGCACCGCCTACGAACTGCTGGTCGAGGACGATCCTTCGGCTGCCGCTCGACTGGCCGAGCAGCTCAATCGGTACAATACGCAGAGGCAGAACCAGGAAGACGCCGTAGTGGGCGAAATCAGGCAGCGACTCGCGGACCGGAAGGTTTTCGGGAGGACGCTGGTGATGGCCGATGCCGGCTGGCCGGCGGGAATCATCGGGATCGTCGCATCGAGAGTCCAGCAGGAATTTCACTACGGTCCGGTGGTCGTGTTTTCCGTCGATGAGGCGGAGGGGATCGCTCGGGGCTCCGCCAGGAGTATTCCGGGGTTCGATATCCACTCGGCGTTGGCTTCCTGTGACGACGTGATGCTGCGTTGGGGAGGCCATAAGATGGCGGCGGGCATGACCATCGCCCTGGACCGAATGGACGAATTCGCACACCGGTTCGAGGAGAGCGCCCTGCATTGGCCGGCCCACGTCTTCCAGCCCCGCGGCAGGGTGGACGCGGAGCTCGACACGGGTTTGATTTCCGTCGACCTCTACCGGGAACTGACGAAACTGGAACCGCACGGTCTGGGCAACCCGACGCCGACCTTCGCTTCACGGGGAGTCAGAGTGCAGGTCAAGAAGACGTTCGGCCGGGACGCAAGCCACCTGCGCCTCCAGCTCGACCAGCGCATCGGCGGAGTGTTCTGGCGCGGGGCAAGGCATTTCCGATCGGCTGGATTGAGAGACGGCGAAACGATGGATGTGGTCTACCAGTTGGATTGGGACGACTACGCCGGTCGCCCCGTCATGCAGGTGAGGGATGCCGGGCGCCTGTTCTGA
- a CDS encoding AAA family ATPase: protein MFLSLIGMSGSGKSFWSIKLAEAGFTRFSCDERIAHKLGAELKASDGTALEMGAWMGFPFEPGYQAREARYLSLEAEVLSEVLETLRSGISPERNVVVDTTGSVIYTGEDLLGELKRLTTIFHFASPPEVRQTMLEAYRLNPRPVLWQGMFRRLPGESESAALARSYFLLLSDRESRYERLADVTVDHATRSRPDFGVRFFLEKCPAE, encoded by the coding sequence ATGTTCCTTTCGCTGATCGGTATGTCCGGATCGGGCAAATCGTTCTGGTCCATCAAGCTGGCCGAAGCCGGGTTCACCCGGTTCTCCTGCGACGAGCGCATCGCGCACAAGCTGGGCGCCGAGCTGAAAGCATCCGACGGGACCGCGCTCGAGATGGGGGCATGGATGGGGTTTCCCTTCGAACCCGGATACCAGGCGCGGGAAGCGAGGTACCTCAGCCTGGAGGCCGAAGTGCTCTCGGAAGTGCTCGAGACGCTTCGGAGCGGTATTTCCCCGGAGCGGAACGTCGTCGTGGATACCACGGGCAGCGTGATCTACACCGGAGAAGACCTCCTGGGGGAGCTCAAGCGCCTCACCACCATATTCCATTTCGCCTCGCCCCCGGAAGTCAGGCAGACGATGCTGGAAGCCTACCGGCTGAATCCGCGCCCCGTCCTCTGGCAGGGGATGTTCCGGCGGCTCCCGGGGGAATCCGAAAGCGCGGCGCTGGCCCGCTCCTACTTCCTTCTTCTCTCGGATCGCGAAAGCCGCTACGAACGGCTGGCGGACGTCACGGTGGACCACGCGACCCGCAGCCGTCCCGATTTCGGCGTTCGCTTCTTCCTGGAGAAGTGCCCGGCGGAGTGA
- a CDS encoding DUF1573 domain-containing protein, producing MHRIFKLPICCILVACLHAAFALAADPPAGTAPAQEPVSIAAVQDGPSLQLSETSFDFGEMSESKSYVHDFKIKNAGTAELQIKKVTPGUGTSVAHIDKAIPPGGEGRISIRLNPKACHSGSKKTALVFTNDRRNSYFTLTVQGRVGGDTTTSRRFD from the coding sequence ATGCACCGGATATTCAAGCTACCCATCTGTTGTATCCTGGTCGCGTGCTTGCATGCGGCCTTCGCCCTCGCCGCCGATCCGCCCGCCGGCACGGCACCCGCGCAGGAACCGGTCTCCATCGCCGCCGTTCAGGATGGACCTTCGCTGCAGCTGAGCGAGACCAGTTTCGATTTCGGGGAGATGAGCGAATCAAAGAGCTACGTACACGACTTCAAGATAAAGAACGCCGGCACGGCCGAGCTGCAGATCAAGAAAGTGACGCCCGGCTGAGGAACCTCCGTCGCCCATATCGACAAGGCGATCCCTCCCGGTGGTGAGGGAAGAATCTCAATCCGGCTGAATCCGAAGGCTTGCCACTCCGGCTCCAAGAAGACCGCTCTCGTTTTTACCAACGACCGCAGGAATTCCTACTTCACCCTGACGGTCCAGGGACGCGTGGGGGGCGATACGACCACGTCGCGGAGGTTTGACTGA
- a CDS encoding Fic family protein — MKYQPPYTITPEILNRVALISEVIGRLTVLTDQARALRLRRINRIRTIHGSLAIEGNTLSESQITAILDGKRVIAPPREVQEVKNALAAYDRFDTWRPEAETDLLEAHRILMSGLIDEAGRYRHGGVGVMAGQQLIHMAPPAERVSQLMGDLFGWLAVANAHPLIAGSVFHYEFEFIHPFADGNGRMGRLWQSLILARWNPLFANIPVESLIFEHQTEYYAALQESTRQTDSAPFIAFMLRMILVTVTTSTPEVAPEVTPEVRLLSVLTSEMTRQQLKKALALKDDEHFRKAYLLPALEAGLVEMTIPDKPRSSKQKYRLTDKGRRVMAQHGGG, encoded by the coding sequence ATGAAATATCAACCGCCCTACACGATTACCCCCGAGATTTTGAACCGGGTCGCCTTGATCAGCGAGGTTATCGGGCGGTTGACCGTGCTCACCGATCAGGCGAGAGCCTTGCGGCTACGACGCATCAACCGTATCCGCACCATTCACGGCTCGCTGGCCATCGAGGGCAATACCCTGAGCGAGTCGCAGATCACCGCGATTCTCGACGGCAAACGGGTCATCGCTCCGCCCCGCGAGGTGCAGGAAGTGAAAAACGCCCTGGCTGCCTACGACCGGTTCGATACATGGAGGCCCGAGGCGGAAACGGACCTGCTGGAGGCGCATCGGATTCTGATGTCCGGCCTGATCGACGAAGCGGGCAGATACCGGCATGGCGGTGTGGGGGTAATGGCAGGTCAACAGTTGATCCATATGGCACCGCCCGCCGAGCGGGTGTCGCAGCTGATGGGTGACCTGTTTGGCTGGCTGGCGGTCGCCAACGCACACCCACTCATTGCCGGCTCGGTCTTTCACTACGAGTTCGAATTCATCCACCCCTTCGCCGATGGCAACGGTCGCATGGGGCGGCTGTGGCAGAGCCTGATTCTCGCCCGCTGGAATCCCCTGTTCGCCAACATCCCGGTGGAAAGCCTAATCTTTGAGCACCAGACCGAGTACTACGCAGCGTTGCAGGAGAGTACCCGTCAGACCGACTCCGCACCCTTCATCGCCTTCATGTTGCGGATGATTCTGGTTACCGTGACGACCTCGACCCCGGAAGTCGCACCGGAAGTTACCCCGGAAGTCAGATTGCTTTCGGTCTTGACCTCCGAGATGACAAGGCAACAGCTCAAAAAGGCGCTCGCGCTTAAAGACGATGAGCATTTCCGCAAGGCCTATCTGCTCCCCGCTTTGGAGGCCGGTCTGGTTGAAATGACCATCCCCGATAAGCCGCGCAGCAGCAAACAAAAATACCGGCTGACTGACAAGGGCCGTCGGGTGATGGCCCAGCACGGCGGTGGATAA
- a CDS encoding RNA polymerase sigma factor produces the protein MSDQDQSNPAQGGTDDVALLAERARDGDAAAFGRLVDLFQDEIFRMVYYRTRSRPDAEDLTQDVFLQAFKNLGKLKDFDRFRAWLYSIAVNRVRDFYRKKRLLSFFGLMGEEGSSEAPEDRPDHGPGALEQLVREEFWVRVRQLSETFSGAEREVFFLRFLDNLSIKEISHTLHKSESAVKTHLYRALQKFRDHSEAGEFLEGDRTCP, from the coding sequence ATGTCAGACCAGGATCAATCCAATCCGGCGCAGGGCGGCACCGATGACGTCGCGCTGCTCGCGGAAAGAGCTCGGGACGGGGACGCGGCGGCCTTCGGTCGCCTGGTGGATCTGTTCCAGGATGAGATTTTCCGGATGGTCTATTATCGGACCCGGTCGCGCCCGGACGCGGAGGATTTGACGCAGGACGTGTTTCTTCAGGCCTTCAAGAACCTGGGCAAGCTCAAGGACTTCGACCGGTTCCGGGCCTGGCTGTACAGCATTGCGGTGAACCGGGTGCGTGACTTCTATCGAAAGAAGCGATTGCTCTCGTTCTTTGGTCTGATGGGTGAAGAAGGAAGTTCCGAAGCTCCCGAGGACAGGCCCGATCACGGTCCCGGAGCGTTGGAGCAGCTTGTGAGAGAGGAATTCTGGGTGAGGGTGAGGCAATTGTCGGAGACATTTTCAGGCGCGGAGCGCGAGGTTTTTTTTCTGAGATTCCTCGACAATCTCAGCATCAAGGAGATATCCCATACTCTCCACAAGAGCGAGAGCGCGGTCAAAACCCATCTGTACCGGGCGCTCCAGAAGTTCAGGGATCACTCGGAGGCGGGTGAATTTCTGGAAGGGGATAGGACATGTCCGTGA
- a CDS encoding ATP-binding protein, with the protein MSQETLHPRFLRPRIEEALADSPVVLIHGPRQCGKTTLARLVGDDSGFATFTFDDDVQRAAAQADPVGYVADLPERAVLDEVQRVPELFTSLKAAVDTRRKPGRFILTGSANVLLVPKLADSLAGRMEILRLHPLSQAEVERKTPDFLRRLFAAGLKAGPSGRRLGKALSERVVGGGFPAALARANQRRRTAWYRDYGDTLIQRDIRDLARISALDALPRLLALAAGQTACLMNVSELAAPFQISRQTIREYLTLLSRIFLLDELSPWHGNRMKRLVKTPKLHMGDTGLACALLGLNGDTLWADRSLFGRLLETFVYQELRRHASWREVAVAFSHFRDKDQVEVDVVLESEGRVAGVEVKAASTVTGDDFKGLRKLRDAVQKNFAAGVVLYDGDAVAGFGDRLHAVPISQLWEGD; encoded by the coding sequence ATGAGTCAAGAGACCTTGCATCCCCGTTTTCTGCGCCCGCGCATTGAGGAGGCCCTGGCGGATTCGCCGGTGGTGCTGATCCACGGCCCGCGGCAGTGCGGCAAGACTACGCTGGCCCGACTGGTGGGGGATGATTCGGGGTTTGCCACCTTCACCTTTGATGACGATGTGCAGCGGGCGGCGGCACAAGCGGATCCGGTCGGCTACGTGGCCGATCTGCCGGAACGGGCGGTGCTGGACGAGGTACAGCGGGTCCCGGAGCTGTTCACATCGCTCAAGGCAGCTGTGGATACCCGGCGGAAACCCGGCCGGTTTATCCTGACGGGGTCGGCCAATGTGCTGCTGGTGCCCAAGCTTGCGGATTCGCTTGCCGGCAGGATGGAGATTCTCCGGCTCCATCCCTTGTCGCAGGCGGAGGTGGAGCGGAAAACGCCTGATTTTCTGCGCCGGTTATTCGCCGCAGGTTTAAAGGCTGGGCCGTCCGGGCGCCGCCTGGGCAAGGCCCTTTCCGAGCGGGTGGTCGGCGGCGGTTTTCCGGCGGCCCTGGCGCGTGCCAACCAGCGCCGCCGTACCGCCTGGTATCGGGATTACGGTGACACCCTGATTCAGCGCGATATCCGTGACCTGGCGCGTATCAGCGCCCTGGACGCGCTGCCGCGCCTGCTGGCGCTGGCCGCGGGGCAGACCGCGTGTCTGATGAACGTCTCCGAGTTGGCGGCTCCGTTCCAGATCAGCCGTCAGACCATTCGCGAATACCTGACGCTGTTGTCGAGAATCTTCCTGCTGGACGAATTGTCCCCCTGGCACGGCAATCGGATGAAGCGTCTGGTGAAGACGCCCAAGCTGCATATGGGCGACACCGGATTGGCCTGCGCCCTGCTGGGGTTGAACGGCGATACCTTGTGGGCGGACCGTTCGCTTTTCGGTCGGCTCCTGGAAACGTTCGTCTATCAGGAGTTGCGCAGGCACGCCAGTTGGCGGGAGGTGGCGGTGGCTTTCAGCCATTTCCGCGACAAGGACCAGGTGGAAGTGGATGTGGTGCTGGAATCGGAAGGGCGCGTGGCCGGGGTGGAGGTGAAGGCGGCCTCAACCGTGACCGGCGATGATTTCAAGGGTTTGCGCAAGCTGAGAGACGCTGTGCAAAAGAATTTCGCCGCCGGGGTGGTGCTCTACGATGGCGATGCCGTGGCGGGCTTTGGCGACCGGCTCCATGCCGTACCCATCTCACAGTTATGGGAGGGCGACTGA
- a CDS encoding ASCH domain-containing protein, translating into MKAISIPQPFAFEILSGLKTIEVRPLDTLHRGDLLVCSAGKPAFSTEEMEEMEDEYGCTFQYGQALCVVNLADVRPAAKGDEEEALLDEIDPEAYSWVLEDVRPVLPFPVKGKQGLFEVDDRLITPSPFRYDETVVVKGGTLALEFGIDFSGWHGRASEILLTEDGEQRVHVMWDSVSLKNMPLTAIEQCVKGGFDWTGVLLRLDEIERAEPRDTWDDVQAAIEAIEEGNPALFEE; encoded by the coding sequence ATGAAAGCAATCAGTATTCCGCAACCGTTTGCGTTCGAGATTCTCAGCGGTCTGAAGACGATTGAGGTCAGGCCCCTGGACACGCTCCATCGCGGGGACCTCCTGGTCTGTTCGGCGGGAAAGCCCGCGTTTTCCACCGAGGAGATGGAGGAGATGGAGGACGAGTACGGCTGCACCTTCCAGTACGGTCAGGCGCTTTGCGTCGTCAACCTGGCGGATGTGCGGCCCGCGGCGAAGGGCGACGAGGAGGAGGCGCTCCTGGATGAAATCGATCCCGAAGCCTATTCCTGGGTGCTGGAGGATGTTCGTCCCGTTCTTCCGTTCCCCGTGAAAGGCAAACAGGGACTGTTCGAGGTCGACGATCGCCTCATCACGCCCTCGCCCTTCCGTTATGATGAAACCGTGGTCGTGAAGGGGGGGACCCTCGCCCTGGAGTTCGGCATCGATTTTTCGGGATGGCACGGAAGGGCCTCGGAAATTCTTCTCACCGAGGACGGAGAACAGCGCGTTCACGTGATGTGGGACAGCGTGTCGCTGAAAAACATGCCGCTCACGGCCATCGAGCAATGCGTCAAAGGCGGTTTCGACTGGACCGGGGTGCTGCTGCGCCTGGACGAGATCGAGCGCGCCGAACCCAGGGATACCTGGGATGACGTCCAGGCTGCCATAGAAGCGATCGAAGAGGGAAACCCCGCCTTGTTCGAGGAATGA
- a CDS encoding class I SAM-dependent methyltransferase — MDTITYLKNFVKDRNVASITPTSSFGVKRVCSKIDFERQNVIIEYGPGTGVFTRYLLKNMDDASRLILIERNKNFGSILKKKIHDPRVVIVNDSAENVLDTLRACRESQADYILSGIPFILLNDELKNLILYNTHRALKKGGKFLVYQTCFQTDNHLKVHLDRYFPIVRSKYELRNIPPLRVYEAIK; from the coding sequence ATGGATACGATTACGTATTTGAAGAATTTCGTCAAGGACAGGAATGTAGCATCCATCACACCCACCTCTTCGTTCGGCGTGAAAAGAGTCTGCAGCAAAATCGACTTCGAACGGCAGAACGTGATCATCGAATACGGGCCCGGTACCGGCGTGTTCACGCGATATCTCCTCAAGAACATGGATGATGCATCCAGGTTGATCCTGATTGAGCGCAACAAGAACTTCGGGTCCATCCTGAAGAAAAAAATTCACGACCCGCGGGTGGTGATCGTGAACGACAGCGCTGAAAACGTACTGGACACGCTGAGAGCGTGCCGGGAATCCCAGGCGGACTACATCCTGTCGGGCATCCCGTTCATTCTGCTCAACGACGAACTCAAGAATCTCATTCTTTACAATACCCACAGGGCTCTGAAAAAGGGTGGAAAGTTCCTGGTCTATCAAACCTGCTTTCAGACCGACAATCACCTCAAAGTTCATCTGGACCGCTATTTTCCCATCGTAAGGTCAAAATACGAGCTGAGAAACATCCCGCCGCTCCGCGTCTATGAGGCGATCAAATGA